The following proteins are co-located in the Pyrobaculum calidifontis JCM 11548 genome:
- a CDS encoding type II/IV secretion system ATPase subunit codes for MIYAHADRGLTSRCVLKKEGVIVDRGVRTDICITDDLMYVVVDPELPDELQTALLLVMFRGAVPPDEREYPRVMKSIAEGLGDRAIWALYKDYREVVHYLLDRWSGAREYAGYGALEAMMRDPFLTEIVIPQSVAPAAKFTYVPKTLREQLDYIKFQMLELGRYRRVVAVRNELRLPTNIVIPEPLMYVVVKQLVPSLTMDKPLLTREDQVYKARIAADLLEYNVNIRKMSSVPKPSKALLKPYLTRPRFEESSAGVTYGVEGLELLALASLVLETRGGVIFSGGMGSGKTTQLNQLLYLVPPWVQVVAVERGAREIWAPLEGQLLHLSVPNEEKLWAALDQALRYGTVHTVVALAEARTPAELRTLASYKLTGHGALTTMHAETVRDAVTRIVEAEAPPEALDSILVIQLSAVAGARYVKEAKALAAEGREVKVVDVSQLTPRLAAYVREMYDVELKQELALRVEAVLKAAEFEDPLEARRTIVEMLWGKRLDFKAAVAEEARRFGYT; via the coding sequence ATGATCTACGCGCATGCCGATAGGGGCTTGACATCTCGATGTGTTCTAAAGAAGGAGGGCGTTATCGTGGACAGAGGAGTGAGGACCGACATATGTATCACCGACGACCTCATGTATGTTGTGGTAGATCCAGAGTTACCCGACGAGTTGCAGACGGCCTTGTTGCTCGTGATGTTCCGCGGCGCCGTGCCGCCGGACGAGAGGGAGTACCCCCGCGTGATGAAGTCAATAGCAGAGGGCCTGGGAGATAGGGCGATCTGGGCGCTTTACAAGGACTACAGAGAGGTCGTTCATTACCTCTTGGACAGGTGGAGCGGTGCAAGAGAGTACGCCGGGTATGGGGCGCTGGAGGCAATGATGCGCGACCCCTTTCTAACTGAGATCGTAATTCCGCAGTCAGTGGCGCCTGCGGCTAAGTTCACATATGTGCCTAAGACTCTGCGCGAACAGCTGGACTACATCAAGTTTCAAATGTTGGAGCTGGGCCGCTACAGGCGCGTAGTGGCTGTGAGAAATGAGCTGAGGTTGCCCACTAACATTGTAATTCCAGAGCCGCTGATGTACGTCGTAGTTAAGCAGCTGGTTCCCTCTCTTACCATGGACAAGCCGTTGCTCACCCGGGAGGACCAAGTGTATAAGGCCAGGATTGCGGCTGACCTCTTGGAGTACAACGTCAATATTAGAAAAATGTCAAGCGTACCGAAGCCCTCCAAGGCGTTGTTAAAGCCATATTTGACGAGGCCCAGGTTCGAGGAGTCCAGCGCCGGGGTCACCTACGGCGTTGAGGGCCTTGAGCTACTCGCCTTGGCCTCCCTTGTGCTTGAGACTAGGGGCGGCGTGATTTTCAGCGGCGGGATGGGCTCTGGCAAGACGACGCAGTTGAACCAGCTCCTCTACCTCGTTCCCCCGTGGGTGCAAGTGGTGGCAGTGGAGCGCGGCGCGAGGGAGATCTGGGCTCCGCTGGAGGGCCAACTCCTACACCTCTCCGTCCCCAATGAGGAGAAGCTGTGGGCCGCGCTAGACCAGGCGCTTAGATACGGCACTGTTCACACGGTGGTGGCGTTGGCCGAGGCGAGGACGCCAGCCGAGCTGAGGACCTTGGCGAGCTACAAGCTCACTGGCCACGGCGCCTTGACCACCATGCACGCAGAGACTGTGAGAGACGCAGTGACTAGGATCGTGGAGGCCGAGGCCCCGCCGGAGGCCCTCGACTCAATTCTCGTCATTCAGTTATCGGCCGTGGCAGGGGCCAGGTATGTAAAAGAGGCGAAGGCCTTGGCGGCCGAGGGCAGAGAGGTGAAGGTTGTGGACGTTTCGCAACTGACGCCGCGCCTTGCCGCATATGTCCGGGAGATGTACGACGTGGAGTTGAAGCAAGAGCTCGCCCTGAGAGTAGAGGCCGTCTTAAAGGCGGCGGAGTTCGAAGACCCGCTTGAGGCTAGGAGGACTATCGTGGAAATGCTCTGGGGAAAGAGGCTGGACTTTAAAGCCGCTGTGGCCGAGGAGGCTAGGAGGTTTGGATACACCTAA
- a CDS encoding nucleotide-binding protein, whose translation MRPVKVVVITSLDGGVGKTTLAAVLSVAKGYTLLVDMDWEKADLSQLFRAPRKPGWLAPYINGSMPYVHRINPMLYLIPGFEAFEAYQKFGVDVVEDFEQALLEWARVMPKLVQKLRLPVDTVVIDTTAALRTEVLAALQSSGVYTVFMSDRRLISRISDVKAEQYRRYMAYSSLVVVNMVEKEEVRVAKKIAPVVIKRVKIQEFSGESVADAVLSDRENRKAVDTILMRLKAV comes from the coding sequence ATGAGGCCTGTAAAAGTAGTAGTCATAACTTCGCTCGACGGCGGCGTGGGCAAGACTACCTTGGCCGCCGTGCTCTCTGTGGCAAAGGGGTACACGCTCTTGGTGGACATGGACTGGGAGAAGGCGGATTTGTCGCAGCTCTTCAGAGCCCCTAGGAAGCCGGGGTGGCTTGCCCCATACATAAACGGGTCAATGCCCTACGTCCACCGCATTAACCCCATGCTCTACCTAATCCCCGGCTTTGAGGCTTTTGAGGCCTACCAGAAATTCGGCGTAGACGTAGTAGAGGACTTTGAACAGGCGCTGTTGGAGTGGGCAAGGGTTATGCCTAAGCTTGTACAAAAGCTACGCCTCCCGGTGGACACGGTGGTGATAGATACCACAGCCGCCCTCCGGACGGAGGTGTTAGCCGCACTGCAGAGCTCCGGCGTCTATACAGTCTTTATGTCGGATAGAAGGCTTATATCCCGTATTTCTGACGTAAAGGCGGAGCAGTACCGCAGGTACATGGCCTATTCGAGCTTGGTGGTGGTAAACATGGTTGAGAAAGAGGAGGTTAGGGTGGCGAAGAAAATTGCCCCAGTGGTGATTAAGCGGGTTAAGATTCAAGAGTTCTCTGGCGAGTCTGTGGCTGACGCCGTGTTAAGCGACAGGGAGAATAGAAAGGCTGTGGACACGATATTGATGAGGCTTAAGGCGGTATGA
- a CDS encoding universal stress protein → MERIVVGYDGSVYSKKALEKVKVLAEKFGSKVYVVHVIDTAVLSLSDVFASPSILASLREKADYLVKEAVQLLGGNAEGKVLEGDPAHEIVKFAKEVNASLIVLGSRGLSTIRRVLMGSVSSRVVQESPIDVLIVKG, encoded by the coding sequence ATGGAGCGGATAGTTGTAGGCTATGACGGCTCGGTATACTCAAAAAAGGCCTTGGAGAAGGTGAAGGTCTTGGCTGAGAAATTTGGCTCAAAGGTGTACGTAGTCCATGTAATAGACACGGCGGTACTCTCTCTATCAGACGTATTTGCCTCTCCTAGCATACTTGCAAGTCTTAGGGAGAAGGCCGATTACTTGGTTAAGGAGGCGGTTCAACTGCTGGGCGGCAACGCCGAGGGAAAAGTCTTGGAGGGGGACCCCGCCCACGAGATTGTAAAATTTGCGAAAGAGGTAAACGCGTCCCTCATAGTGCTGGGTTCCCGCGGCTTGTCTACCATTAGGCGCGTGCTCATGGGAAGCGTCTCCTCGAGAGTGGTACAAGAGTCGCCAATAGACGTGCTGATAGTAAAGGGGTAG
- a CDS encoding CBS domain-containing protein, translated as MKAETIARRPPITATPDAKIKEVARIMAEKKIGLVVIVDKSQPDVAVGVVSERDIVRAVAKGVNLDGPVSAIMSTPVITVEGDEPVWKVAEVMRQHNIRHVVVTRGGKLYGVISIRDLVAEEPVLRSLVEFGRGERHEEYAPAGD; from the coding sequence ATGAAGGCGGAAACAATAGCGAGAAGGCCTCCCATTACTGCCACTCCTGATGCAAAGATAAAAGAGGTGGCGCGTATCATGGCCGAGAAGAAGATTGGGCTTGTGGTTATTGTGGACAAGTCTCAGCCGGATGTGGCCGTGGGCGTCGTCAGTGAGAGGGACATAGTAAGAGCTGTGGCAAAGGGGGTTAACTTAGACGGGCCCGTGAGCGCCATAATGTCGACGCCGGTGATCACTGTGGAGGGGGATGAGCCTGTGTGGAAGGTGGCCGAGGTCATGAGGCAGCACAACATACGCCACGTGGTAGTCACAAGGGGCGGGAAGCTATACGGCGTAATTTCGATAAGAGATTTGGTGGCAGAGGAGCCCGTGTTGAGGAGCTTGGTAGAGTTTGGCAGAGGCGAGCGGCACGAGGAGTACGCCCCCGCTGGCGATTAA
- a CDS encoding MFS transporter, translating into MGISEWFRGNVGVMMISWFLFAISGSLTMPYMSKYMHMLGASDVEIGVVRSLGALAVMVTILPGGVLTDVIGRKRAIVVGTWGISVVQFFYALVQDWRQFAVVYVVDWALHFYQPALTAILLDSLPPEKRGGGMMLTAVLPQIPWLFLPPVGGFLLDSFGLLGMRLSFLLSGAISTAVALLRMKALQETITPRRAVSLRELLDSYAFWRGFASLPPFMAYVTFLGFTSSLAAVSLQTFGVLYATNVIGIDNTSWGVINSAATAVGILFGFVLMPVIDKAPRVHALFSGLLLTAVGYLMLGVWHNVVSLVASAIITGIGFEIAMSIRRALVGDYITPDNRGRVMGLTLALEYLGSIVGGVATGYIYAAWPHGAFLFSSVILFGSAIPLLFQVLAKR; encoded by the coding sequence GTGGGCATCTCAGAGTGGTTTAGGGGGAATGTGGGAGTTATGATGATTTCTTGGTTTTTGTTCGCCATCTCTGGGTCTTTGACTATGCCTTACATGTCTAAGTATATGCATATGCTGGGGGCATCCGACGTGGAGATTGGCGTGGTGAGGTCTCTGGGGGCCTTGGCCGTCATGGTTACGATTCTCCCTGGGGGCGTCTTAACCGACGTGATTGGGCGGAAGAGGGCTATTGTGGTGGGGACGTGGGGAATTAGCGTTGTACAATTCTTCTACGCGTTGGTGCAGGACTGGAGGCAGTTTGCCGTTGTGTACGTCGTGGATTGGGCGTTGCACTTCTACCAGCCGGCGCTTACGGCCATTCTCTTGGATTCTCTTCCCCCTGAGAAGAGGGGTGGGGGTATGATGCTCACCGCTGTCCTCCCCCAGATCCCCTGGCTTTTCCTCCCGCCGGTGGGCGGTTTCCTCTTGGACTCCTTCGGCTTGTTGGGCATGAGGCTTTCCTTCCTCTTGTCTGGGGCCATTTCCACGGCCGTGGCTCTGCTTCGGATGAAGGCACTCCAAGAGACTATAACGCCTAGGCGCGCCGTCTCTCTTAGGGAGTTGTTGGACTCTTACGCGTTTTGGCGTGGGTTTGCCTCTCTGCCCCCCTTCATGGCCTATGTCACATTTCTCGGTTTTACTAGTAGCCTAGCTGCGGTCTCTTTGCAGACTTTTGGCGTGCTCTATGCGACAAACGTCATTGGGATTGATAACACCTCTTGGGGGGTTATCAACAGCGCGGCGACTGCTGTGGGCATCCTCTTCGGCTTTGTGCTTATGCCAGTTATCGACAAGGCGCCGCGTGTCCACGCCCTGTTTTCCGGCCTATTGCTCACGGCTGTTGGCTACTTGATGTTGGGGGTTTGGCACAACGTGGTTTCGCTAGTGGCCTCGGCCATTATCACGGGGATTGGCTTTGAGATCGCTATGTCTATTAGGAGGGCCTTGGTGGGCGACTACATAACGCCGGATAATAGGGGGAGGGTGATGGGGCTGACGCTGGCGTTGGAGTATCTAGGCTCTATCGTGGGCGGAGTGGCCACGGGGTACATCTACGCCGCGTGGCCCCATGGGGCATTCCTCTTCTCAAGCGTCATACTTTTTGGGTCTGCGATCCCCTTGTTATTCCAAGTTTTAGCCAAGCGCTGA
- a CDS encoding sulfite exporter TauE/SafE family protein, with protein MFVPFLAGLLGGLLGPLIGVGGGVVIVPLLNFSGASFQSAVAASLFSIVVTSLTSIFNYRGLLNFRLLWRYMALSASAAVLSALASVKYSGEWVKLAYGVYLIVVGVVLLVEARPRRRAPVLGYLLIFAGGLASALFGVGGGTVFVPALVLAMGFDAKAAAASSMGIILPTAVASTLMYASLGVLDVVLGVAVALGSFIGAFVASRYIMPRLKSQHVRKMFVGYVFAVGAYYLFSTGALLFSRT; from the coding sequence ATGTTTGTTCCCTTTCTGGCAGGCCTCTTGGGGGGCCTTCTGGGTCCCCTTATTGGAGTTGGCGGCGGCGTCGTGATTGTGCCTTTGTTGAACTTTTCTGGAGCCTCCTTCCAGTCGGCGGTGGCGGCTAGCCTATTCTCTATTGTAGTGACGTCTTTGACTTCCATTTTTAACTACCGTGGGCTGTTGAATTTCCGCCTGTTGTGGAGGTACATGGCCCTCTCGGCGTCTGCCGCAGTTTTAAGCGCTTTGGCGTCTGTCAAATATTCGGGGGAGTGGGTGAAGCTGGCTTATGGCGTCTACCTAATCGTGGTGGGGGTGGTTCTGCTTGTCGAGGCTAGGCCGAGGAGGAGGGCCCCTGTCCTCGGCTACTTGCTCATTTTCGCTGGTGGGCTTGCCTCTGCCTTGTTCGGGGTCGGGGGAGGGACTGTGTTTGTGCCGGCTTTAGTCTTGGCTATGGGCTTCGACGCCAAGGCGGCCGCGGCGTCTAGCATGGGCATTATTCTGCCTACTGCGGTTGCGTCCACTCTCATGTATGCCTCTCTCGGCGTGTTGGATGTGGTGCTGGGGGTGGCCGTTGCCTTGGGTAGCTTCATCGGCGCCTTCGTCGCCAGTAGGTACATAATGCCGAGGCTGAAGTCGCAACACGTTAGAAAAATGTTTGTTGGCTATGTCTTCGCAGTGGGGGCCTACTACTTGTTCTCCACCGGCGCTCTCCTCTTCAGCAGGACATAA
- a CDS encoding preprotein translocase subunit Sec61beta — MARRRKYEGLNPFVAAGLIKFSEEGELEKIKLSPKAAIAISLAIIAAILALNLLLPPP; from the coding sequence ATGGCCAGGAGGAGGAAATACGAAGGCCTAAACCCCTTCGTAGCCGCAGGCCTCATAAAATTCAGCGAAGAGGGGGAACTTGAGAAAATAAAGCTGTCCCCAAAAGCCGCCATTGCCATATCCCTGGCAATAATCGCCGCCATCCTCGCACTAAACTTACTACTACCGCCACCATAG